From Rhizophagus irregularis chromosome 9, complete sequence, the proteins below share one genomic window:
- a CDS encoding GMP synthase (glutamine-hydrolyzing) has product MVHNETNNGFKANTANSAASNNTTYLDPKQAKNYLKEYSSPDGLSAEEIMNSIVNGGLTYNDFLILPGYIDFPASEVSLESRITRNIVLKTPFMSSPMDTVTETDMAINMALLGGVGVIHCNCSPEEQAEMVRKVKKFENGFITDPVCLTPNHTVADVRRIKAQFGYSGIPITANGKLYSILLGMVTARDIQFHEDDNTLLKDVMTTDLVVAHEGVTLEEANQILRQSKRGKLPIINQRGELVALLARSDLLKNLNFPLASKSAHSKQLICAAAIGTKPDDKLRLKKLVDAGLDIVVLDSSQGNSSFQIEMIKHIKNTYGDSLEVIAGNVVTREQAAALIEAGADALRVGMGSGSICITQEVMAVGRPQGTAVYNVAEFANKFGIPVIADGGIQNVGHITKALALGASAVMMGSLLAGATESPGEYFYHEGQRLKKYRGMGSLDAMERRTPGTSGAPNNAAKRYFSERDVIKVAQGVAGAVIDKGSIRKFVPYLITGLQHGLQDIGARNLATLGENVRSGKIRFELRTAAAQIEGGVHGLYSYEKRLFS; this is encoded by the exons aTGGTTCATAACGAAACAAACAATGGCTTCAAAGCCAATACAGCAAATTCTGCAGCTTCCAATAATACTACATATCTTGACCCGAAAcaagcaaaaaattatttgaaggaATATTCTTCACCAGATGGATTATCAGCAGAGGAAATAATGAATAGTATAGTAAATGGAGGGTTAACATATAACGATTTTTTAATACTACCAGGATACATTGATTTCCCCGCATCGGAAGTTTCTTTAGAATCAAGAATAACTAggaatattgtattaaaaactCCTTTTATGAGCTCTCCTATGGATACTGTAACTGAAACCGATATGGCTATAAACATGGCC ttgCTTGGTGGAGTTGGGGTTATTCATTGTAATTGTTCACCTGAGGAACAAGCTGAAATGGttagaaaagttaaaaaatttgagaatgGATTTATTACAGATCCTGTTTGTTTAACCCCGAATCACACTGTTGCTGATGTGCGTAGAATTAAAGCTCAGTTTGGTTATAGTGGTATTCCCATCACTG CTAACGGGAAATTATATAGCATACTTTTAGGTATGGTCACAGCAAGAGATATTCAATTTCACGAAGACGATAATACATTACTAAAAGACGTAATGACAACGGATTTGGTAGTTGCGCATGAAGGAGTAACATTAGAAGAAGCTAATCAAATTCTGCGTCAAAGTAAACGCGGAAAATTGCcaataataaatcaaagaGGAGAATTGGTGGCATTATTAGCACGTAgtgatttattgaaaaatttaaattttcccTTGGCATCAAAGTCAGCGCAttcaaaacaattaatttGTGCAGCAGCAATCGGTACAAAACCGGACGATAAATTACgtctaaaaaaattagtagATGCTGGTTTGGACATAGTGGTATTAGATTCTAGCCAAGGAAATAGTTCATTTCAAATTGAAAtgattaaacatattaaaaatacttatGGGGATAGTTTGGAAGTTATCGCTGGTAATGTTGTTACCAGAGAACAAGCTGCTGCTTTAATTGAAGCTGGCGCCGACGCTTTAAGGGTTGGTATGGGTAGTGGTAGTATTTGCATAACTCAAGAAG TAATGGCCGTTGGAAGACCACAAGGAACAGCAGTATATAATGTAGCAgaatttgcaaataaatttgGTATACCAGTAATAGCGGATGGAGGTATACAAAATGTAGGTCATATAACAAAAGCACTAGCATTAGGTGCATCTGCAGTAATGATGGGTAGTTTACTAGCTGGAGCAACTGAATCACCAGgagaatatttttatcatgaagGACAACGATTGAAAAAATATAGAGGTATGGGCTCATTAGATGCAATGGAACGTCGCACTCCAGGAACATCTGGTGCTCCTAATAATGCAGCTAAAAGATATTTTAGTGAAAGAGATGTAATTAAAGTAGCTCAAGGTGTTGCTGGTGCTGTCATTGATAAAGGTAGTATTAGAAAATTTGTTCCTTATCTTATCACCGGTCTTCAACATGGATTGCAAGATATTGGTGCAAGAAATTTAGCTACTTTGGGAGAGAATGTTAGGAGTGGTAAAATTAGATTTGAATTAAGAACTGCTGCTGCTCAAATTGAAGGGGGTGTTCATGGTTTATACTC aTACGAAAAACGTCTTTTCTCTTAA